CGCGACCGTGCGGGACCCGAACTGGCTGGCCACGCCGTGGAACGACTCCTTGTAGGTCGCCACCTGCTCCGTCTCGATGCCGAACTTTCCCATGATCGAGATGGAGGCGTGGCACTTGGAGCACTGCTCGGACACCCGGGTGGCGTACACGGTGGACTTGGGGTCGGTGTGAGCATATATGGTGTGCTCGCCGTGGCAACCGGTGCAGGAGGGCGCCTCGGGGATCCCCTTCCCGACCGCGACTCCGTGGATGGAGGTCTTGTACTGCGCGTAGATCTCCATGTGGCACCTGCCGCACGTCTCGGCGACCTTGAAGCGCGACACCTTCGCCTCGGAGTTCTTCACCTTCATCACCGCGTGGTTCCCGTGGCAGTCCTGGCACAGCGGCGCCTTCGCGTTCCCCCGCACGATCGCCTTGCCGTGCGCCGAGTCGAAGTAGGCGAGGACGTTGTCCGACTGCGGTGCCCCTTCCTTGTTCCCCTTGAAGTGGCAATGGGTGCACGCCACGCGCTTGGGGTGCTGGCGATGCGGGATCTCGCTGACGTCGAAATGGCAGTCCGTGCACGTCTTCTTCTCGTGGACCGACCCTTTCAGCGAATCCCCCGTGGCGAAGAGGTCCCGGACGCGGCCGTCCACGAGCAGCTTGCGGAACTCCGGCTTGCCGTGGCAGAGCGTGCATTTCTCGAGGGAGATGGAGGCGACCGCGTCCCC
This DNA window, taken from Deltaproteobacteria bacterium, encodes the following:
- a CDS encoding cytochrome c3 family protein, with protein sequence MRKFVFAAFAIVLWGAWSGLHPGDAVASISLEKCTLCHGKPEFRKLLVDGRVRDLFATGDSLKGSVHEKKTCTDCHFDVSEIPHRQHPKRVACTHCHFKGNKEGAPQSDNVLAYFDSAHGKAIVRGNAKAPLCQDCHGNHAVMKVKNSEAKVSRFKVAETCGRCHMEIYAQYKTSIHGVAVGKGIPEAPSCTGCHGEHTIYAHTDPKSTVYATRVSEQCSKCHASISIMGKFGIETEQVATYKESFHGVASQFGSRTVANCSSCHGVHDIRPPDDPLSSVNPKNVPKTCGKCHPGASANFAVGKIHVDAKNKESGIIYWTA